A stretch of the Chitinophaga sp. Cy-1792 genome encodes the following:
- the rpsH gene encoding 30S ribosomal protein S8: protein MVTDPIADFLTRIRNAQMATHRIVEIPASKLKKRITEILYDKGYILKYKFEEDNKQGVIKIALKYDLQTKEPAIKELTRISRPGLRQYAKPEEFKRVKNGLGIAIISTSKGVMTDKEAKAQNVGGEVVCSVY, encoded by the coding sequence TGATCCAATAGCAGACTTCCTGACTAGAATTAGGAACGCTCAAATGGCCACCCACAGGATCGTGGAAATTCCGGCTTCCAAGCTGAAAAAACGTATTACAGAAATTCTGTACGATAAAGGTTATATCCTGAAGTACAAATTCGAAGAAGATAACAAACAAGGCGTTATCAAAATCGCTTTGAAATACGATCTTCAAACTAAAGAACCTGCCATCAAAGAACTGACCCGCATTAGCCGTCCAGGTCTGCGTCAGTACGCTAAACCTGAAGAGTTTAAACGCGTTAAAAACGGTTTAGGTATCGCTATCATCTCTACTTCTAAAGGTGTAATGACCGATAAAGAAGCGAAAGCACAGAACGTAGGTGGTGAAGTAGTTTGCTCCGTATACTAA